From a single Streptomyces misionensis genomic region:
- a CDS encoding D-alanyl-D-alanine carboxypeptidase family protein, which produces MPAPKKTVRRSLLAGAATLLALAATAPAALAAPGAPKSPAPPAHMSALGGARLGLPGTQVNLAPGVPVLPEGLTARSWIVSDAQSGEVLAAHNAHWPLPPASTLKMLFADTLLPRFPKTMEHRVAAGDLEGMGEGSSVVGIKAGHTYSVHDLWLGVFLRSGNDAVHVLSAMNGTVADTVRDMQQHADELQARDTRVISPDGYDEPGQVSSAYDLSLIARSGLQKKDFRDYCSTVSADFGGSEIRNTNRLLSGDTDVPVYQGIAGVKNGNTTHAGATFTGVAERGGRVLLVTVMNPQKPEHNEVYKETAKLFDWGFQAAGKVTPVGELVPPKTAAQPSGAPSGPATAPAPAGRAGSRPVAAAATGSRGMGTALGVAGGLLVLLAGGVYLVNRRWPLPDLMRRRPRS; this is translated from the coding sequence GTGCCCGCACCCAAGAAGACCGTACGGCGATCACTGCTGGCCGGCGCCGCGACCCTGCTCGCCCTCGCCGCCACCGCGCCCGCCGCGCTCGCCGCCCCCGGCGCCCCGAAGAGCCCCGCGCCCCCGGCCCACATGTCGGCCCTGGGCGGCGCCCGGCTCGGTCTGCCGGGCACCCAGGTGAATCTGGCGCCCGGTGTCCCCGTGCTCCCCGAGGGGCTGACCGCCCGCTCCTGGATCGTCTCCGACGCCCAGTCCGGCGAGGTGCTGGCCGCGCACAACGCGCACTGGCCGCTGCCCCCGGCGTCGACCCTGAAGATGCTGTTCGCGGACACCCTGCTGCCCCGCTTCCCGAAGACGATGGAGCACCGGGTGGCGGCCGGGGACCTCGAAGGCATGGGCGAGGGCTCCAGCGTGGTCGGGATAAAGGCGGGGCACACCTACAGCGTCCACGACCTGTGGCTCGGGGTGTTCCTGCGCTCGGGCAACGACGCCGTGCACGTGCTGTCCGCGATGAACGGGACCGTCGCCGACACCGTGCGGGACATGCAGCAGCACGCCGACGAGCTCCAGGCCCGGGACACCCGGGTGATCTCCCCCGACGGCTACGACGAGCCGGGCCAGGTCTCCTCCGCGTACGACCTGTCGCTGATCGCCCGCTCCGGGCTCCAGAAGAAGGACTTCCGGGACTACTGCTCCACCGTGAGCGCCGATTTCGGGGGCTCGGAGATCCGCAACACCAACCGGCTGCTGAGCGGCGACACCGACGTCCCGGTCTACCAGGGCATCGCGGGCGTCAAGAACGGCAACACCACCCACGCGGGCGCCACCTTCACCGGGGTCGCCGAGCGGGGCGGGCGGGTGCTGCTCGTCACCGTGATGAACCCGCAGAAGCCGGAGCACAACGAGGTCTACAAGGAGACGGCGAAGCTGTTCGACTGGGGCTTCCAGGCGGCCGGCAAGGTGACCCCGGTGGGCGAGCTGGTGCCGCCGAAGACCGCCGCGCAGCCCTCCGGGGCGCCGAGCGGTCCGGCCACGGCGCCGGCGCCGGCCGGGCGGGCGGGCTCCCGGCCGGTGGCGGCCGCCGCCACCGGCTCCCGGGGCATGGGCACCGCGCTCGGTGTCGCGGGCGGTCTGCTGGTGCTGCTGGCGGGCGGGGTCTACCTGGTCAACCGCCGGTGGCCGCTGCCGGATCTGATGCGCCGTCGGCCTCGCTCCTGA
- a CDS encoding SCO4848 family membrane protein, with amino-acid sequence MKLSRPVSWFLLAFGVWSWFIWITFVKNLVKDGSGLAFDDGHPTAYFWVHLLLAIVSFVLGTVIGVIGLRGVRALRRTS; translated from the coding sequence ATGAAACTCAGCCGCCCGGTCTCCTGGTTCCTGCTCGCCTTCGGGGTGTGGAGCTGGTTCATCTGGATCACTTTCGTAAAGAACCTGGTCAAGGACGGCAGCGGGCTCGCCTTCGACGACGGCCACCCGACCGCCTACTTCTGGGTGCACCTGCTGCTGGCGATCGTCTCGTTCGTATTGGGGACGGTCATCGGGGTCATCGGGTTGCGCGGTGTGCGCGCCCTGCGCCGCACGTCCTAG
- a CDS encoding ABC transporter substrate-binding protein: MRILVTLLVLAVVGIGGWQLLPSQENKDRTITVGTTDAVTGLDPAGAYDAGSWALFSNVFQSLLTFEPDGVEPVPDAAKSCGFAPGDLKTYRCTLRDGITFPSGRAMTAADVKFSFDRVKKIDSDVGPSSLFDLLASVTADNARTVTFHLKAPDATFPLKVATGAGAIVDKDSYPADALRKDAAVDGTGPYRLASYTKGKLAELTPNPHYKGYLSSTGRPIDLRYYSDSAKLDQAWKAKKVDVASRTLPPEVLSRMTPSDPNERVNESDTSETRNLYLNTRAASPLHDVRVRQAIAWLVNREQLAATVYQGTVDPLYSLIPTGITGHTTSFFDAYPTQSTTKARALLTQAGVSLPLRFTFAYGKGQGPGAEEAAALKKQLEAGGLFKVDVKGYEWTDFQERMAAGKLDAWSVGWVADYPDADTFGQPLVGTGSTMSTGYSNKDVDQYIRDSQRFADRSRAAADFQRIQSDIATDVPLIPLWQRKEYTVSTEDVGGGQYLTDGTGVYRLWRLDWI; the protein is encoded by the coding sequence ATGCGGATTCTCGTGACACTGCTCGTGCTGGCGGTCGTGGGAATCGGCGGCTGGCAGCTGCTGCCGTCGCAGGAGAACAAGGACAGGACCATCACGGTCGGCACGACGGACGCGGTCACCGGGCTCGACCCGGCCGGCGCCTACGACGCGGGATCCTGGGCCCTGTTCAGCAACGTCTTCCAGAGCCTGCTGACCTTCGAGCCGGACGGTGTGGAGCCGGTGCCGGACGCGGCCAAGAGCTGCGGCTTCGCGCCCGGCGACCTGAAGACCTACCGCTGCACCCTGCGCGACGGGATCACCTTCCCGAGCGGCCGCGCGATGACCGCCGCGGACGTCAAGTTCTCCTTCGACCGGGTCAAGAAGATCGACTCCGACGTCGGCCCGTCGTCCCTGTTCGACCTGCTCGCCTCGGTCACCGCGGACAACGCGCGCACGGTCACCTTCCACCTGAAGGCCCCGGACGCCACCTTCCCGCTGAAGGTCGCCACCGGCGCCGGCGCGATCGTGGACAAGGACAGCTACCCCGCCGACGCGCTGCGCAAGGACGCCGCGGTCGACGGCACCGGCCCGTACCGGCTGGCCTCCTACACCAAGGGCAAGCTGGCCGAGCTCACGCCGAACCCGCACTACAAGGGGTACCTGAGCAGCACCGGGCGGCCGATCGACCTGCGCTACTACAGCGACTCGGCCAAGCTCGACCAGGCGTGGAAGGCCAAGAAGGTCGACGTGGCGTCCCGGACGCTGCCGCCGGAGGTGCTCTCCCGGATGACGCCGAGCGACCCCAACGAGCGCGTCAACGAGTCCGACACCTCCGAGACCCGCAACCTGTACCTCAACACCCGCGCGGCCTCCCCGCTGCACGACGTACGGGTGCGGCAGGCGATCGCGTGGCTGGTCAACCGGGAGCAGCTGGCCGCCACGGTCTACCAGGGCACCGTCGACCCGCTGTACTCGCTGATCCCCACCGGCATCACCGGCCACACCACGTCCTTCTTCGACGCGTACCCGACCCAGAGCACCACGAAGGCGCGGGCGCTGCTCACCCAGGCCGGGGTGAGCCTGCCGCTGCGCTTCACCTTCGCGTACGGCAAGGGGCAGGGGCCCGGCGCCGAGGAGGCCGCGGCGCTGAAGAAGCAGCTGGAGGCGGGCGGCCTGTTCAAGGTGGACGTCAAGGGCTATGAGTGGACGGACTTCCAGGAGCGGATGGCCGCCGGGAAGCTGGACGCGTGGTCGGTCGGCTGGGTCGCCGACTACCCGGACGCGGACACCTTCGGCCAGCCCCTCGTGGGCACCGGCTCCACCATGAGCACCGGCTACAGCAACAAGGACGTCGACCAGTACATCCGCGACAGCCAGCGCTTCGCGGACCGAAGCCGTGCCGCCGCCGACTTCCAGCGCATCCAGTCGGACATCGCCACCGACGTCCCCCTGATCCCCCTGTGGCAGCGCAAGGAGTACACGGTCAGCACGGAGGACGTGGGCGGCGGCCAGTACCTCACCGACGGCACCGGCGTGTACCGCCTGTGGCGGCTGGACTGGATCTGA
- a CDS encoding Uma2 family endonuclease, with amino-acid sequence MSAAAVERSHDRPQIAEANRIMERLPGYRVEIIGDQIIVSPPADGPHGVTLTDLMVPFLAAGLHGTESKVVQGIGLWLPTGVEDYAIPDLSLVDADYQDHYIENNCYDPVCFRMVLEVTSSNFRTDLRIKTSAYAEAKAPVYVIVDRKHQRLHVLTDPTGSEYEVHRVHAPGETVALPDSLGAKVTLDVEQIIRAGQKQDG; translated from the coding sequence ATGTCCGCAGCAGCCGTCGAGCGATCTCACGACCGTCCGCAGATCGCAGAAGCCAACCGGATCATGGAGCGTCTCCCGGGCTATCGCGTCGAGATCATCGGAGACCAGATCATCGTGTCCCCGCCCGCTGACGGCCCGCACGGCGTGACCCTGACCGACTTGATGGTGCCTTTCCTCGCCGCCGGCCTCCACGGCACCGAGTCGAAGGTGGTCCAGGGCATCGGCCTCTGGCTGCCGACAGGAGTCGAGGACTATGCGATTCCCGACCTCTCCCTGGTCGACGCCGACTACCAGGACCACTACATCGAGAACAACTGCTACGACCCCGTCTGCTTCCGTATGGTCCTGGAGGTCACCTCCAGCAACTTCCGGACCGACCTGCGCATCAAGACGAGCGCCTACGCGGAGGCCAAGGCCCCCGTCTACGTCATCGTGGACCGCAAGCACCAGCGCCTCCACGTGCTGACGGATCCGACCGGGAGCGAGTACGAAGTTCATCGCGTCCACGCGCCCGGCGAGACCGTCGCCCTTCCGGATTCGCTCGGTGCCAAGGTCACCCTCGACGTCGAGCAGATCATCAGGGCCGGGCAGAAGCAGGACGGCTGA
- a CDS encoding TetR/AcrR family transcriptional regulator, which produces MPVKNDGPEAAGTPSKSEQTRALILETALRLFRERGYDKTTMRAIAQEAGVSVGNAYYYFEGKEHLIQGFYDRIAAEHQQAVRGILARETDLEARLAGVLTAWLDIARPYHEFAVQFFKNAADPDSPLSPFSQESEHAREQAIRVHREVLAGSKAKVPDELRDVLPELMWLSQMGLVLYWIFDRTEDRERSYRLARRGARLTARGVTLARFRVLRPLVLEVHELFTDFLPGMTRALPDPGRRRDE; this is translated from the coding sequence GTGCCCGTGAAGAACGACGGTCCCGAGGCGGCCGGTACCCCCAGCAAGTCCGAGCAGACCCGTGCGCTGATCCTGGAGACGGCCCTGCGGCTGTTCCGGGAGCGGGGGTACGACAAGACCACCATGCGGGCCATCGCCCAGGAGGCCGGGGTCTCCGTCGGGAACGCGTACTACTACTTCGAGGGCAAGGAACACCTGATCCAGGGGTTCTACGACCGGATCGCGGCGGAGCACCAGCAGGCGGTTCGGGGCATCCTGGCCCGGGAGACGGACCTGGAGGCGCGGCTCGCGGGCGTGCTCACCGCATGGCTGGACATCGCGCGGCCGTACCACGAATTCGCGGTGCAGTTCTTCAAGAACGCCGCGGACCCGGACAGTCCGCTGAGCCCCTTCTCCCAGGAGAGCGAGCACGCCCGGGAGCAGGCGATCCGGGTGCACCGGGAGGTACTGGCCGGCTCCAAGGCCAAGGTGCCCGACGAACTGCGGGACGTACTGCCCGAGTTGATGTGGCTGTCCCAGATGGGCCTGGTCCTCTACTGGATCTTCGACCGCACCGAGGACCGGGAACGCAGCTACCGCCTGGCCCGGCGCGGCGCCCGCCTGACCGCCCGCGGCGTCACCCTGGCCCGCTTCCGCGTCCTGCGCCCCCTGGTCCTGGAGGTGCACGAACTGTTCACGGACTTCCTGCCGGGCATGACGAGGGCCCTGCCGGACCCGGGGCGGAGACGGGACGAGTGA
- a CDS encoding VOC family protein has protein sequence MSDDESYELLGFDNVLLPVGDLAEAVGFYERAGFGVGFRFDEAGIALLTAGAETPGVLLRVEEALGHRSPPWPSPRLWLEVPDARAAARRLSDAGIRPLDEVFQTATGWTVEIADPWGNVLGLTDYTRRPELGRRG, from the coding sequence ATGTCAGACGATGAGTCGTACGAGCTGCTCGGGTTCGACAACGTGCTGCTCCCCGTCGGCGACCTCGCGGAGGCCGTCGGGTTCTACGAGCGGGCCGGCTTCGGCGTGGGCTTCCGGTTCGACGAGGCCGGGATCGCGCTGCTGACCGCGGGCGCGGAGACGCCCGGGGTGCTGCTGCGGGTGGAGGAGGCGCTGGGCCACCGCAGCCCGCCCTGGCCCTCGCCGCGGCTGTGGCTGGAGGTGCCGGACGCGCGGGCGGCGGCGCGGCGGCTGTCCGACGCGGGCATCCGGCCGCTGGACGAGGTGTTCCAGACGGCCACCGGGTGGACGGTGGAGATCGCCGACCCCTGGGGCAACGTGCTCGGCCTCACCGACTACACGAGGCGCCCCGAGCTGGGCCGCAGAGGCTGA
- a CDS encoding succinate dehydrogenase iron-sulfur subunit, translating to MATPVLDKADAAGRPEPGFADSPYITVTFRVRRFNPEVSAEATWEDFQLEIDPKERVLDGLHKIKWDIDGTLTFRRSCAHGICGSDAMRINGKNRLACKTLIKDINPEKPITIEPIKGLTVLKDLVVDMEPFFQAYRDVMPFLITKETNEPTRERLQSAEDRARFDDTTKCILCAACTSSCPVFWNDGQYFGPAAIVNAHRFIFDSRDEAGEQRLEVLNDRDGVWRCRTTFNCTDACPRGIEVTKAIQEVKRALITRRY from the coding sequence ATGGCTACCCCTGTTCTGGACAAGGCGGACGCGGCCGGCCGGCCCGAGCCCGGATTCGCCGACTCCCCCTACATCACGGTCACCTTCCGGGTCCGCCGGTTCAACCCGGAGGTCTCGGCGGAGGCCACCTGGGAAGACTTCCAGCTGGAGATCGACCCCAAGGAGCGTGTCCTCGACGGTCTCCACAAGATCAAGTGGGACATCGACGGCACCCTCACCTTCCGCCGCTCGTGCGCGCACGGCATCTGCGGCTCGGACGCGATGCGGATCAACGGCAAGAACCGCCTTGCCTGCAAGACGCTGATCAAGGACATCAACCCCGAGAAGCCGATCACGATCGAGCCCATAAAGGGCCTGACGGTCCTCAAGGACCTGGTCGTGGACATGGAGCCGTTCTTCCAGGCGTACCGGGACGTGATGCCGTTCCTGATCACCAAGGAGACGAACGAGCCCACGCGTGAGCGCCTCCAGTCCGCGGAGGACCGGGCCCGCTTCGACGACACCACCAAGTGCATCCTGTGCGCCGCGTGCACGTCGTCCTGCCCGGTGTTCTGGAACGACGGCCAGTACTTCGGCCCGGCCGCGATCGTCAACGCCCACCGCTTCATCTTCGACTCGCGTGACGAGGCCGGGGAGCAGCGGCTGGAGGTGCTGAACGACCGCGACGGCGTGTGGCGCTGCCGTACGACCTTCAACTGCACCGACGCCTGCCCCCGTGGCATCGAGGTCACCAAGGCGATCCAGGAAGTCAAGCGTGCGCTGATCACGCGCCGCTACTGA
- the sdhA gene encoding succinate dehydrogenase flavoprotein subunit — protein sequence MKIHKYDTVIVGAGGAGMRAAIEATKRSRTAVLTKLYPTRSHTGAAQGGMAAALANVEEDNWEWHTFDTIKGGDYLVDQDAAEILAKEAIDAVLDLEKMGLPFNRTPNGTIDQRRFGGHSRNHGEAPVRRACYAADRTGHMILQTLYQNCVKEGVEFFNEFYVLDQLISEVDGVKKSAGVVAYELATGEIHIFQAKSVIYASGGTGKFFKVTSNAHTLTGDGQAACYRRGLPLEDMEFFQFHPTGIWRMGILLTEGARGEGGILRNKDGERFMEKYAPVMKDLASRDVVSRSIYTEIREGRGCGPEGDHVYLDLTHLPPEQLDAKLPDITEFARTYLGIEPYTDPIPIQPTAHYAMGGIPTNVEGEVLADNTTVVPGLYAAGEVACVSVHGANRLGTNSLLDINVFGRRAGIAAAEYAHKADFVELPENPESFVVETIERLRNSTGNERVATLRRELQETMDANVMVFRTEQTIKTAVEKIAELRERYKNVSIQDKGKRFNTDLLEAIELGNLLDLAEVMATSALARKESRGGHYREDYPNRDDVNFMRHTMAYREVGDDGTESIRLDYKPVVQTRYQPMERKY from the coding sequence ATGAAGATCCACAAGTACGACACCGTCATCGTCGGCGCCGGTGGCGCGGGCATGCGCGCCGCCATCGAGGCGACGAAGCGCAGCCGCACCGCGGTGCTGACCAAGCTCTACCCCACCCGCTCCCACACAGGCGCCGCGCAGGGCGGCATGGCCGCCGCGCTGGCCAATGTGGAGGAGGACAACTGGGAGTGGCACACCTTCGACACGATCAAGGGCGGTGACTACCTGGTCGACCAGGACGCCGCCGAGATCCTGGCGAAGGAGGCCATCGACGCCGTCCTCGACCTGGAGAAGATGGGTCTGCCGTTCAACCGGACCCCGAACGGCACCATCGACCAGCGGCGCTTCGGCGGCCACTCCCGCAACCACGGCGAGGCCCCGGTCCGCCGTGCCTGCTACGCGGCCGACCGCACCGGCCACATGATCCTCCAGACGCTGTACCAGAACTGCGTCAAGGAGGGCGTGGAGTTCTTCAACGAGTTCTACGTCCTGGACCAGCTGATCAGCGAGGTCGACGGCGTCAAGAAGTCGGCCGGTGTCGTCGCCTACGAGCTGGCGACCGGCGAGATCCACATCTTCCAGGCGAAGTCGGTCATCTACGCCTCCGGCGGCACCGGCAAGTTCTTCAAGGTGACCTCCAACGCGCACACCCTGACCGGTGACGGCCAGGCCGCGTGCTACCGCCGGGGCCTGCCGCTGGAGGACATGGAGTTCTTCCAGTTCCACCCGACCGGCATCTGGCGCATGGGCATCCTGCTCACCGAGGGCGCCCGCGGTGAGGGCGGCATCCTGCGCAACAAGGACGGCGAGCGCTTCATGGAGAAGTACGCTCCCGTCATGAAGGACCTGGCGTCGCGTGACGTCGTGTCCCGCTCCATCTACACGGAGATCCGCGAGGGCCGCGGCTGCGGCCCCGAGGGCGACCACGTGTACCTGGACCTCACCCACCTGCCGCCGGAGCAGCTGGACGCGAAGCTCCCGGACATCACCGAGTTCGCGCGCACCTACCTCGGCATCGAGCCCTACACGGACCCGATCCCGATCCAGCCCACCGCGCACTACGCCATGGGCGGCATCCCGACCAACGTCGAGGGTGAGGTCCTGGCGGACAACACCACCGTCGTGCCGGGTCTGTACGCCGCCGGCGAGGTCGCCTGCGTGTCGGTGCACGGCGCCAACCGCCTGGGCACCAACTCGCTGCTGGACATCAACGTCTTCGGCCGCCGCGCGGGCATCGCCGCCGCGGAGTACGCCCACAAGGCGGACTTCGTCGAGCTGCCGGAGAACCCGGAGTCGTTCGTCGTCGAGACGATCGAGCGGCTGCGCAACTCCACCGGCAACGAGCGGGTGGCGACGCTGCGCCGCGAGCTGCAGGAGACCATGGACGCCAACGTCATGGTGTTCCGCACCGAGCAGACGATCAAGACGGCGGTCGAGAAGATCGCCGAACTGCGCGAGCGCTACAAGAACGTGTCCATCCAGGACAAGGGCAAGCGGTTCAACACGGATCTGCTGGAGGCCATCGAGCTGGGCAACCTGCTCGACCTGGCCGAGGTCATGGCCACGTCGGCCCTGGCCCGCAAGGAGTCCCGCGGCGGTCACTACCGCGAGGACTACCCGAACCGCGACGACGTCAACTTCATGCGCCACACCATGGCGTACCGCGAGGTCGGCGACGACGGCACCGAGTCCATCCGTCTCGACTACAAGCCGGTCGTCCAGACCCGCTACCAGCCGATGGAGCGTAAGTACTGA
- a CDS encoding succinate dehydrogenase hydrophobic membrane anchor subunit gives MSTTETTASGVGPVEGAAVYNVDNPAPLIEAPRKRTKKTPKSTRGNFELAAWLFMRLSGIVLVVLVLGHLLIQLVLDGGVSKVGFAFVAGRWASPWWQVWDLAMLWLAMLHGANGLRTVINDYAERPASRMWLKALLYTATVWTILLGTLVIFTFDPNIR, from the coding sequence ATGTCTACCACTGAAACCACCGCCTCCGGGGTCGGCCCCGTCGAGGGTGCCGCCGTCTACAACGTGGACAACCCGGCCCCGCTGATCGAGGCCCCGCGCAAGCGGACCAAGAAGACCCCGAAGTCCACCCGCGGCAACTTCGAGCTGGCGGCGTGGCTGTTCATGCGCCTGTCCGGCATCGTGCTGGTCGTCCTCGTCCTCGGCCACCTGCTGATCCAGCTGGTCCTGGACGGCGGCGTCTCCAAGGTCGGCTTCGCCTTCGTCGCCGGCCGCTGGGCCTCCCCGTGGTGGCAGGTCTGGGACCTGGCCATGCTGTGGCTCGCGATGCTGCACGGCGCCAACGGCCTGCGCACGGTCATCAACGACTACGCCGAGCGGCCTGCGTCCCGCATGTGGCTGAAGGCCCTGCTGTACACCGCCACGGTGTGGACCATCCTGCTGGGCACGCTGGTGATCTTCACCTTCGACCCGAACATCCGCTAG
- the sdhC gene encoding succinate dehydrogenase, cytochrome b556 subunit: MPAGTLYRGREGMWSWVAHRVTGVLIFFFLFVHVLDTALVRVSPEAYDKVVATYKTPIVALLEYGLVAAILFHALNGLRIIAVDFWSKGPRYQKQMFWTVMGVWVVLMLGAIYPVLGHAARVLFGS, translated from the coding sequence GTGCCGGCTGGAACGCTGTACCGCGGCCGGGAAGGAATGTGGTCCTGGGTGGCTCACCGAGTCACCGGCGTCCTCATCTTCTTCTTCCTGTTCGTTCACGTACTGGACACCGCTCTCGTGCGTGTCTCCCCCGAGGCCTACGACAAGGTCGTGGCCACGTACAAGACGCCGATCGTCGCGCTGCTGGAGTACGGCCTCGTCGCCGCCATCCTCTTCCACGCGCTCAACGGCCTGCGCATCATCGCCGTCGACTTCTGGTCGAAGGGCCCGCGCTACCAGAAGCAGATGTTCTGGACCGTGATGGGTGTCTGGGTCGTCCTCATGCTCGGCGCGATCTACCCCGTGCTCGGCCACGCCGCTCGTGTTCTGTTCGGGAGCTGA
- a CDS encoding 2-oxo-4-hydroxy-4-carboxy-5-ureidoimidazoline decarboxylase produces the protein MTRGFTLPGHRPPHLPRPLDAFNAAPAGEARALLLRCLHSPRWSHRVAAHRPYPDLDALLAAADEAAYDLPPADITRALAHESLPTLPADTYSAAHMALDAQHAAYEARFGHVFVIYLGDTPPAETADRILEAIRSRSANDPDEERAIAADELRRLARGRLGTFLRGPGPHSPAAPPLGATSPNAPAPGR, from the coding sequence GTGACGCGAGGATTCACGCTGCCCGGACACCGCCCTCCGCATCTGCCCCGCCCCCTCGACGCGTTCAACGCGGCGCCCGCCGGCGAGGCCCGTGCCCTCCTGCTGCGCTGCCTGCACAGCCCCCGCTGGTCGCACCGCGTCGCGGCCCACCGCCCCTACCCCGACCTGGACGCCCTCCTGGCCGCGGCGGACGAGGCGGCGTACGACCTGCCCCCGGCGGACATCACACGGGCCCTGGCGCACGAGTCCCTGCCCACCCTCCCGGCGGACACCTATTCGGCCGCCCACATGGCACTGGACGCGCAGCACGCCGCCTACGAGGCCAGATTCGGGCATGTGTTCGTCATCTACCTCGGCGACACCCCTCCGGCCGAGACCGCCGACCGCATCCTGGAGGCCATCCGGTCACGATCGGCGAACGATCCGGACGAGGAGCGCGCGATAGCCGCGGACGAGCTCCGCCGCCTGGCGAGGGGCCGGCTGGGCACGTTCCTCCGGGGCCCGGGGCCGCACTCACCAGCGGCGCCGCCACTGGGCGCGACCAGCCCCAACGCGCCCGCGCCGGGCAGATGA
- a CDS encoding beta-N-acetylhexosaminidase — MAVAAAVVGTVALGTGVGVWASSGGGAGQGSGRATVADTGSPASPSPTRSYPMSKAPQTIPAVRSHTPARGPGWQPRKGARVVVGDASLADEGRLIAGELGLTYAGQKNDTKAGDVRLALAGGGNQESYTMNVHGGRVDISGPGQAGVFYGTRTLKQEVHGGGTAPEGVVRDEPAKPVRGFMLDIARKPYSESWIEDRIRELGDLKFNELGLHFSDDQAFRIESSSHPEIVSADHLTKAQVRRIVDLANSRHITLVPELDSPGHLGAVLAAHPDLQLRNRNGVVTKGAIDISKPGSAKLVDDLLNEYAGLFTGDQWHMGGDEYTALMASNPQTAYPQLAAAARAKFGANGNVADLATAWLNDRAATVRAHGKTLRAWNDGFYRSATAVRPAGDLQVAYWTGKEIGARQPEEYLSAGRKLINYNDEFLYYVLGQPQTFVYPTGQRIYEQWTPRVVRGTAAVPARYDGQILGGTFAVWGDFPNAQTPDQVAAGIRMPLRATVQKLWDPRTPALSWTQFKALANRLG, encoded by the coding sequence ATGGCGGTGGCCGCCGCGGTGGTCGGGACCGTCGCGCTCGGCACGGGTGTCGGGGTGTGGGCCTCGTCCGGTGGCGGCGCGGGACAGGGCTCCGGGCGGGCGACCGTCGCGGACACCGGCTCCCCGGCGAGTCCCTCGCCCACCCGCTCGTACCCGATGTCGAAGGCACCGCAGACCATTCCCGCGGTGCGCTCCCACACCCCGGCCCGCGGGCCGGGGTGGCAGCCGCGCAAGGGCGCCCGCGTGGTGGTCGGCGACGCGTCGCTGGCCGACGAGGGCCGGCTGATAGCCGGTGAGCTCGGTCTGACCTACGCGGGCCAGAAGAACGACACCAAGGCGGGGGACGTGCGCCTGGCTCTGGCCGGCGGCGGCAACCAGGAGTCGTACACGATGAACGTCCACGGCGGACGGGTCGACATCAGCGGCCCCGGCCAGGCGGGCGTCTTCTACGGCACCCGGACCCTCAAGCAGGAGGTCCACGGCGGTGGCACGGCGCCGGAGGGCGTCGTGCGCGACGAGCCGGCCAAGCCGGTGCGCGGGTTCATGCTGGACATCGCGCGCAAACCGTACTCCGAGTCCTGGATAGAGGACCGGATACGGGAGCTGGGGGACCTGAAGTTCAACGAACTGGGGCTGCACTTCTCCGACGACCAGGCCTTCCGGATCGAGTCCAGCAGCCACCCGGAGATCGTCTCCGCGGACCACCTCACCAAGGCCCAGGTCAGACGGATCGTGGACCTGGCGAACAGCCGGCACATCACCCTCGTGCCCGAGCTCGACTCGCCGGGGCACCTCGGCGCCGTCCTCGCCGCCCACCCCGACCTCCAGCTGCGCAACCGCAACGGAGTGGTCACCAAGGGCGCGATCGACATCTCCAAGCCCGGCTCGGCCAAGCTGGTCGACGACCTGCTGAACGAGTACGCGGGCCTGTTCACCGGCGACCAGTGGCACATGGGCGGCGACGAGTACACCGCGCTCATGGCGAGCAACCCCCAGACCGCCTATCCGCAGCTGGCCGCGGCCGCGCGGGCGAAGTTCGGCGCGAACGGCAACGTCGCCGACCTCGCCACCGCCTGGCTCAACGACCGCGCCGCCACCGTCCGCGCCCACGGCAAGACGCTGCGCGCCTGGAACGACGGCTTTTACCGCAGCGCCACCGCCGTACGGCCCGCGGGCGATCTCCAGGTCGCCTACTGGACCGGCAAGGAGATCGGCGCCCGGCAGCCGGAGGAGTACCTGAGCGCCGGCCGCAAGCTGATCAACTACAACGACGAGTTCCTCTACTACGTCCTCGGCCAGCCGCAGACCTTCGTGTACCCGACCGGCCAGCGGATCTACGAACAGTGGACCCCTCGGGTGGTGCGCGGCACCGCCGCCGTCCCGGCGCGCTACGACGGGCAGATCCTCGGCGGCACCTTCGCGGTCTGGGGCGACTTCCCCAACGCGCAGACGCCGGACCAGGTCGCGGCCGGGATCCGGATGCCGCTGCGGGCCACCGTGCAGAAACTCTGGGACCCGCGCACGCCCGCGCTGTCCTGGACGCAGTTCAAGGCACTGGCGAACCGGCTGGGCTGA